Proteins co-encoded in one uncultured Bacteroides sp. genomic window:
- a CDS encoding IS5 family transposase: protein MNFFQPTLKEQLNPRQELYLLSERIAWPGLESDLSPYYINFGRPAKPIRLMVSLLILKQLYNLSDESVVARWVENPYYQYFSGMEYFQWEFPCNPSDLVHFRNRIGKEGIERIFRMSVDLQGKDGKEDKLCIDTTVQEKNITYPTDTKLQVRIIERCRKLAALYHLNLRQSYTRTVKSCLLLQRFRNHPRNKKKAMAAARKIKTIAWRLVRELERLLPAEVIQNQLNLFKQTLSQKKKDKNKIYSLHEPAVCCIAKGKELKPYEFGSKVSFGITRTTNVIVSVATFKGNPYDGDTLEETLRVHKRIAGVQAKEASVDRGYRGRKEVEGVQIITPKPLPAGATDYQKKKMRMRFRRRAAIEPIFGHVKQDYRMGRNYLKGFIGDIKNAFLAAMAFNIRRWIRKILLLCIQIIERIISNIKNIKNQTLRFSSLYYTI from the coding sequence ATGAATTTCTTTCAGCCGACTTTAAAAGAACAACTAAATCCCCGGCAGGAACTTTACCTGTTATCAGAGAGAATTGCTTGGCCCGGTTTGGAATCTGATTTATCCCCGTATTACATAAACTTTGGTCGCCCTGCCAAACCTATTCGTTTAATGGTTTCCTTGCTAATTCTCAAACAGTTGTATAATCTTTCAGATGAATCCGTTGTTGCTCGATGGGTAGAGAATCCTTATTATCAATACTTTAGTGGCATGGAATATTTTCAGTGGGAATTTCCTTGTAATCCGAGTGATCTGGTCCACTTCAGAAACCGAATAGGAAAAGAAGGGATTGAAAGGATCTTCAGGATGAGTGTTGATCTTCAGGGAAAAGATGGTAAAGAGGATAAGTTATGCATAGACACGACAGTTCAGGAGAAAAACATCACTTATCCCACAGATACAAAACTTCAGGTTCGAATCATAGAGAGATGTCGTAAGTTAGCTGCTTTGTATCATCTGAATTTACGCCAAAGCTACACACGTACAGTAAAAAGTTGCCTTTTACTTCAGCGTTTCCGGAATCATCCCCGTAACAAAAAGAAAGCAATGGCAGCAGCCAGAAAGATAAAAACAATAGCCTGGCGTTTGGTTCGTGAACTGGAAAGATTGCTTCCTGCTGAAGTTATTCAGAATCAACTAAATTTGTTCAAACAGACATTATCCCAGAAGAAAAAAGATAAGAACAAAATCTATTCCTTACATGAGCCTGCAGTTTGTTGCATAGCAAAAGGGAAAGAGCTTAAGCCCTATGAATTTGGCTCAAAGGTCTCTTTTGGCATTACGCGTACAACTAATGTGATTGTTTCTGTTGCTACATTTAAAGGTAATCCTTATGACGGAGATACTTTGGAAGAAACATTGAGAGTCCATAAACGCATCGCTGGAGTTCAGGCTAAAGAGGCATCAGTGGATCGTGGTTATCGTGGAAGAAAAGAGGTGGAAGGAGTACAGATTATTACGCCAAAACCATTACCAGCCGGAGCTACAGATTATCAGAAAAAGAAAATGAGAATGCGTTTCAGGCGCAGGGCAGCTATCGAACCAATCTTTGGACATGTAAAACAGGATTATAGGATGGGGAGAAACTATCTGAAAGGATTTATCGGAGATATTAAGAATGCATTCCTGGCAGCAATGGCCTTCAATATCAGAAGATGGATTAGAAAAATCCTTCTTTTATGCATTCAAATAATAGAGCGCATAATTTCAAATATCAAAAATATAAAGAACCAAACACTGAGATTCAGTTCTCTATATTATACTATTTGA
- a CDS encoding transposase: protein MTKSSILNQYMDICKDVLSEVETKLNKSFKEFIIETLLLYMVIPQRINYLQLGRYSHSCEQRFRMNSAKEFDWLSFNLSLSRRILTGTRKAIAVDPSYISKSGKQTPWIGYFWSGCAGAARRGLEILGIGLIDVDNKDCISLEAVQTPDSITLGNYDGNLINWYLGVLEEKATKLQKVTRHIVADAYFSKKNFTDGLAKLGFHLISRFRDDAVLFYPTTQQPTGKRGRPKLYDSKIDFANLDLNRFEKINLLHIDKGYLYTTIAYSKSLKQMVKLVVWFFDNGKKHKLYFSTDINLSGKDVIETYRTRFQIEFNFRDAKQFAGLNQCQARNLSKLKFNFNASLTAVNVAKIVAKEKGVNFSMASLKTMMHNTFLLQRFICASGIRPNKRLNDKLFKELIEFAAIAA, encoded by the coding sequence ATGACAAAATCAAGCATACTTAACCAATATATGGATATCTGTAAGGATGTTCTTTCTGAAGTGGAAACAAAGTTAAACAAAAGTTTCAAAGAATTTATTATTGAAACATTATTATTGTATATGGTAATACCTCAACGAATAAATTATCTTCAGCTAGGAAGATACAGCCACTCCTGTGAGCAACGCTTTAGAATGAATTCAGCCAAGGAATTTGACTGGCTTTCATTCAACTTGTCTCTTTCAAGAAGGATTCTGACTGGAACAAGGAAAGCCATAGCTGTTGACCCAAGCTATATCTCCAAATCCGGTAAACAGACTCCATGGATTGGTTATTTCTGGTCTGGCTGTGCAGGTGCGGCAAGACGAGGACTAGAGATTTTAGGAATAGGCCTGATTGATGTCGACAATAAGGATTGTATATCCTTAGAGGCTGTTCAAACACCTGATTCTATAACTCTTGGAAATTATGATGGAAACCTTATAAACTGGTATTTGGGTGTTCTTGAAGAAAAAGCGACTAAACTGCAGAAAGTCACAAGGCACATTGTTGCAGATGCCTACTTCTCCAAGAAAAACTTCACTGATGGGCTTGCCAAACTCGGATTCCATCTAATTTCCCGTTTCCGTGATGATGCTGTTCTGTTTTATCCAACCACGCAACAACCTACAGGCAAAAGAGGACGACCAAAGCTATATGATAGCAAAATTGATTTTGCCAACTTAGATTTAAATAGGTTTGAGAAGATCAATTTATTACATATAGACAAAGGCTATCTTTATACCACAATAGCATATTCCAAATCCTTGAAACAAATGGTAAAACTTGTAGTCTGGTTTTTTGATAACGGGAAAAAACATAAACTCTATTTCTCTACCGATATTAATCTTTCGGGTAAAGATGTAATAGAAACATATCGTACCCGTTTCCAGATTGAGTTCAATTTTAGAGATGCCAAGCAGTTTGCCGGATTAAACCAGTGCCAGGCAAGGAACCTATCCAAACTGAAGTTTAATTTTAATGCATCATTAACAGCGGTGAATGTGGCAAAGATCGTTGCTAAAGAAAAGGGTGTAAACTTTTCGATGGCTTCACTTAAAACTATGATGCACAACACATTCCTGCTTCAAAGATTTATTTGCGCGTCTGGCATTAGACCAAACAAGAGATTAAATGACAAACTATTCAAAGAACTCATTGAGTTTGCTGCTATTGCAGCATAG
- a CDS encoding aminotransferase class IV: MSEQQQFLETVKVVDGVFVHPEYNLQRMKQTMKEVFHSSVGNTLFQEMIIPQEMKHGVVKCRILYSSSIEEVEFQQYAYRKVSSLKLVNGTDIDYSRKYADRSPLMRLLQEKGSCDDVLIVQKGHITDTSYSNVVLSDGSDYYTPNTFLLNGTCRQRLIAEGKVIPIDISVSDLSSFENLHLINAMLDLEDEMIIRVRNILR, from the coding sequence ATGAGTGAACAGCAGCAATTTCTAGAAACAGTTAAGGTGGTGGACGGTGTATTTGTTCATCCCGAATACAATCTTCAGAGAATGAAGCAAACCATGAAGGAGGTTTTTCATTCATCAGTCGGGAATACTCTTTTTCAGGAGATGATTATTCCCCAGGAGATGAAACATGGAGTGGTGAAATGCCGTATTCTTTACAGCTCTTCTATTGAAGAAGTGGAGTTCCAACAGTATGCATACCGTAAAGTTTCATCTTTAAAACTAGTGAATGGAACAGATATTGATTATTCCAGAAAGTATGCAGACCGTAGTCCGCTGATGAGGTTACTTCAGGAAAAAGGTTCGTGCGATGACGTGTTAATTGTTCAGAAGGGACATATAACCGATACCAGTTACAGTAATGTGGTACTGAGTGATGGCTCTGACTACTATACTCCAAACACCTTTTTATTGAATGGAACTTGCCGTCAACGCTTAATTGCCGAAGGTAAGGTTATTCCCATAGACATATCGGTAAGTGATTTATCTTCTTTTGAAAATCTTCACCTCATCAATGCCATGCTTGATTTGGAAGATGAAATGATTATTCGGGTCCGAAACATTCTGCGTTGA
- a CDS encoding aminodeoxychorismate synthase component I, translating to MIEFEANMVCSKMNEAGRKRAPFLFGIDFEMKKGFFSENPMNDQSMLFTVGNHANHSGLQAYNGALPLLKKMPEGYDDYLSKFQIVSSALHKGNSFLLNLTEKTAIECNLTLEDIYLRTHALYKLLVPEKLVCFSPESFVRITSGEISSYPMKGTIDASLPHAEERLMTDYKETCEHNTIVDLIRNDLSIVAEHVHVRRFRYVDVLKTNEKELLQTSSEICGTLPGNYHERLGSIIFDMLPAGSISGAPKLSTVNTIRKAEKINRGYYTGVFGYYDGETLDSAVMIRYIEKENGNYYFRSGGGITVNSNPEEEYLEVLDKIYLPL from the coding sequence ATGATTGAGTTTGAAGCAAATATGGTTTGTAGTAAGATGAATGAGGCCGGACGAAAGCGAGCGCCTTTTCTCTTCGGTATTGATTTTGAAATGAAAAAAGGATTCTTTTCTGAGAATCCTATGAACGATCAATCTATGCTGTTTACCGTAGGAAACCATGCCAATCATTCTGGCTTGCAGGCATACAATGGCGCTTTACCTCTGCTTAAAAAAATGCCTGAAGGTTATGATGATTACTTATCTAAATTTCAGATAGTGAGTTCCGCTCTGCACAAAGGAAATTCATTTCTGCTGAATCTCACTGAGAAAACAGCCATAGAATGTAATCTCACTCTGGAAGATATTTACTTGCGCACTCATGCTCTTTATAAACTTCTTGTTCCGGAAAAGCTTGTCTGCTTCTCGCCCGAAAGCTTTGTGCGAATAACTTCCGGTGAAATATCATCTTACCCCATGAAAGGAACCATCGATGCATCTCTTCCGCATGCAGAAGAACGTTTGATGACCGATTATAAGGAAACCTGCGAACACAATACGATTGTTGACCTGATTCGCAACGATCTTAGCATTGTGGCAGAGCATGTGCATGTGCGAAGGTTCAGATATGTGGATGTGCTGAAAACCAATGAGAAAGAATTGTTGCAAACCAGCTCGGAGATTTGTGGTACACTTCCCGGAAATTATCACGAACGCTTGGGAAGTATTATTTTTGATATGCTCCCTGCAGGATCAATTAGTGGAGCACCTAAACTGTCTACAGTAAATACGATACGTAAAGCGGAAAAAATTAACCGAGGGTACTATACCGGAGTTTTTGGATATTACGACGGAGAAACTTTGGACAGTGCCGTAATGATTCGCTATATAGAGAAAGAAAATGGAAATTATTATTTCCGCAGTGGGGGAGGAATTACGGTCAACAGTAATCCTGAAGAAGAATATCTGGAAGTCCTGGATAAAATATATTTGCCATTATGA
- a CDS encoding DUF3843 family protein, whose product MRANTSSIYMQDWLALHPYNRLTKTDQYYLDLSNDILKIWNQSAFKYQVSESIKNNISCQLAAYFEDVISRLGIWRAFTSKNKELYGKQLPFYSLPSNYFEDEINCEDIAFLLWLNIQLYVGNDKEEFIDPEEPSLMTLAREIFNLLDAEYETAPENPLMLDFFSFDKKDYSKFPVFANDAEWFFFQSYLLAACNEEPINEIIEQVQKHYPKASDKEKSAIVHDAVNRLMFTDPCGPLALNMNEWFSAIAGSNQPYRGYFDSFEFIDREEFYVIEKNNSYIKIRSVANGREIEVTKESIKNSSELIPWKTAIKVCCAFYNDAWWFFGEYSTRKLNDTEDIHPAASVRENKTEDAEDPVYATFMKASHDLPLMYISSYEALKKFFINGLRWEDNDDNMMPDLKDFQNFVLYVNPKGMLIAPDIAAYVKDEQNPMYNTEIAAKNALDLYTVQGCCPIDLLRYLEESNRLPDAQINSFKGEEHGKKLLHENWDFIARCFLESYYRGE is encoded by the coding sequence ATGAGAGCAAACACATCATCCATTTATATGCAGGACTGGCTTGCATTACATCCCTATAACCGCCTGACAAAGACCGATCAGTATTATCTTGACCTATCCAATGATATTCTGAAAATCTGGAATCAGTCAGCTTTCAAATATCAGGTTAGTGAAAGTATTAAAAATAATATCTCGTGCCAGCTTGCAGCTTATTTTGAAGATGTAATTTCACGACTTGGAATATGGCGGGCTTTTACGTCAAAGAACAAAGAACTTTATGGTAAGCAGCTGCCATTTTATTCACTCCCCTCAAACTATTTCGAGGATGAAATAAACTGTGAGGACATAGCTTTTCTGCTCTGGCTCAACATTCAGCTCTATGTGGGTAATGACAAGGAAGAGTTTATTGATCCGGAAGAGCCTTCTTTAATGACTCTTGCCAGAGAAATATTCAATCTGCTTGATGCAGAATATGAAACGGCGCCCGAAAATCCTTTGATGTTGGATTTCTTCTCATTTGATAAGAAAGACTACAGCAAGTTTCCAGTCTTTGCCAATGATGCTGAATGGTTCTTTTTTCAATCCTATCTGCTGGCTGCATGCAATGAAGAGCCTATTAATGAAATCATAGAACAGGTACAGAAACATTATCCAAAAGCATCAGATAAAGAAAAGAGCGCTATCGTTCATGATGCTGTAAACAGGCTGATGTTCACTGATCCTTGTGGACCGCTTGCTCTAAACATGAACGAATGGTTCTCAGCCATTGCCGGTTCAAACCAGCCTTACCGCGGCTATTTTGATTCTTTCGAATTTATTGACCGTGAAGAGTTTTATGTTATTGAGAAAAATAATTCGTATATCAAGATTCGCTCCGTAGCAAACGGCCGGGAGATTGAAGTAACAAAGGAATCAATCAAAAACTCATCCGAACTTATCCCGTGGAAAACAGCAATTAAGGTGTGTTGCGCTTTTTATAACGATGCCTGGTGGTTCTTCGGAGAATACTCTACACGTAAACTAAATGATACGGAAGATATTCATCCGGCAGCCTCTGTTCGTGAAAATAAAACAGAAGATGCTGAAGATCCTGTTTATGCCACGTTCATGAAAGCCAGTCATGATCTACCGTTAATGTACATTTCATCTTATGAAGCACTCAAGAAATTCTTTATCAACGGATTGAGGTGGGAAGACAACGATGATAATATGATGCCGGATTTAAAAGACTTCCAAAACTTTGTGCTCTATGTTAATCCGAAAGGTATGTTGATTGCTCCGGATATTGCAGCATATGTAAAAGATGAACAGAATCCGATGTATAATACAGAAATAGCTGCAAAAAATGCGCTGGACTTATATACCGTTCAGGGTTGTTGTCCTATCGACCTGCTAAGATATCTGGAAGAGAGCAACCGATTGCCAGATGCACAAATCAACAGTTTCAAAGGAGAAGAACATGGCAAAAAACTTCTTCACGAAAACTGGGACTTTATTGCGCGATGTTTCCTGGAATCATATTACAGAGGGGAATAA